In Piliocolobus tephrosceles isolate RC106 chromosome 12, ASM277652v3, whole genome shotgun sequence, one DNA window encodes the following:
- the ZCCHC18 gene encoding zinc finger CCHC domain-containing protein 18: MASITARVGNSRQQNAPLPPWAHSMLRSLGRSLGPLVVNMAERNMKLFSGRVVPAQGKETFENWLIQVNGVLPDWSMSEEEKLKRLMKTLRGPAREVMRLLQAANPNLSVADFLQAMKLVFGESESSVTAHGKFVNTLQAQGEKASLYVIHLELQLQNAIQAGILAEKDANQTCLQQLLLGAELNRDLCFRLKIKHLLRMYANAQERLPNFLELIKMIREEEDWDDAFMKQKRPKRSGPIMEKAASPVAFQGAQPTAIGSANCNCNVIKIDDTLDDSDEDVILVVSLDPPLTPTGVPPFRGRARPLDPVLVIDSPNNSGAQSLSTSGGSGYKNDGPGNICRARKRKYTICCSYCGEEGHSEETCDNESNKAQVFENLIITLQELTHTEDRSKDVPGEHSDAFEPQ, from the coding sequence ATGGCTAGCATCACTGCGCGTGTGGGTAACAGCAGGCAGCAGAATGCACCTTTGCCGCCTTGGGCCCATTCCATGTTGAGGTCTCTGGGGAGGAGTCTTGGTCCTTTAGTGGTCAACATGGCAGAGAGAAACATGAAGTTGTTCTCGGGGAGAGTGGTGCCAGCCCAGGGGAAAGAAACCTTTGAAAACTGGCTGATCCAAGTCAATGGGGTCCTGCCAGATTGGAGTATGTCTGAGGAGGAAAAACTCAAGCGCTTGATGAAAACACTTAGGGGCCCTGCCCGGGAGGTCATGCGTTTGCTTCAGGCGGCCAACCCCAACCTAAGTGTAGCAGATTTCTTGCAGGCCATGAAATTGGTGTTTGGGGAGTCTGAAAGCAGTGTGACTGCCCATGGTAAATTTGTTAACACCCTGCAGGCACAAGGGGAGAAAGCCTCCCTTTATGTGATCCATTTAGAGTTGCAGCTCCAGAATGCTATTCAGGCTGGCATCCTAGCTGAGAAAGATGCAAACCAGACTTGCTTGCAACAGCTTCTTTTAGGCGCTGAGCTGAATAGGGACCTGTGCTTCAGGCTTAAAATTAAGCATCTTCTCAGGATGTATGCAAATGCGCAGGAGCGGCTTCCCAATTTCCTGGAGTTAATCAAGATGATAAGGGAGGAAGAGGATTGGGATGATGCTTTTATGAAACAGAAGAGGCCGAAAAGGTCTGGGCCAATAATGGAGAAGGCAGCCAGCCCTGTGGCATTTCAGGGCGCCCAGCCAACAGCAATCGGCAGTGCTAACTGTAACTGCAACGTGATAAAAATAGATGATACCCTTGATGACTCCGATGAGGATGTGATCCTGGTGGTGTCTCTGGACCCTCCACTGACACCCACAGGTGTCCCTCCCTTCAGAGGAAGAGCCAGACCTCTGGATCCAGTGCTGGTTATTGATTCCCCCAACAATTCTGGGGCTCAGTCCCTTTCTACCAGTGGTGGTTCTGGGTATAAGAATGATGGTCCTGGGAATATTTGTAGAGCCAGGAAGCGAAAATACACAATCTGCTGTTCATATTGTGGTGAGGAGGGCCACTCAGAAGAAACCTGTGACAATGAGAGCAACAAGGCCCAGGTTTTTGAGAATCTGATCATCACCCTGCAGGAGCTGACACATACAGAGGACAGGTCAAAAGATGTCCCTGGAGAACACAGTGATGCTTTTGAGCCACAGTAA
- the SLC25A53 gene encoding solute carrier family 25 member 53 isoform X1: MAHGTAELSSELCPHSSPTHSFFHLHPVVFSMGEQNDSPGKELQHRTRAEAPGKKSWHSQAYALGAVSNFMSTFLTFPIYKVVFRQQIHAMAVSEAVRQLWHEGPQYFYRGIYPPLLSKTLQGTLLFGTYDSLLCFLSPVGPHTLGHRWAAGLMSGMVEAVALSPFERVQNVLQDGRKQARFPSTFSILKEFNSYGLWGRLSLGYYRGFWPVLARNSLGSALYFSFKDPIQDGLAEQGLPHWVPALVSGSVNGTITCLVLYPLIVLVANMQSHIGWQNMPSLWASAQDVWNTRGRKLLLIYRGGSLVILRSSVTWGLTTAIHDFLQRKSRSRKELKTD; this comes from the coding sequence TTTCTTCCATCTGCACCCAGTTGTCTTCAGCATGGGGGAGCAGAACGACTCTCCTGGGAAGGAGCTTCAGCACAGGACACGAGCAGAGGCTCCAGGAAAGAAAAGCTGGCATTCCCAGGCCTACGCCCTTGGGGCCGTTTCCAACTTTATGTCTACTTTTCTGACCTTTCCTATCTATAAGGTTGTGTTCCGGCAACAGATCCATGCCATGGCAGTGTCAGAGGCTGTGAGACAGCTTTGGCACGAAGGTCCTCAATACTTCTACCGGGGAATCTaccctcctcttctctccaagACGTTGCAAGGGACTCTTCTGTTTGGGACTTATGATAGCCTGCTgtgctttctctctcctgttgGGCCACACACCCTGGGACACCGCTGGGCTGCAGGGCTCATGTCTGGCATGGTGGAGGCTGTGGCACTCAGCCCCTTTGAAAGGGTGCAAAATGTGCTCCAGGATGGTCGCAAGCAAGCTCGCTTCCCCAGCACCTTCAGCATTCTCAAGGAATTCAACTCTTACGGGCTTTGGGGGCGGCTGTCACTGGGTTACTATCGTGGTTTCTGGCCTGTCCTGGCCAGGAACAGCCTGGGGAGTgctctatatttttctttcaaggaCCCCATCCAGGATGGCCTGGCAGAGCAAGGCCTGCCCCATTGGGTTCCTGCCTTGGTGTCTGGTAGTGTCAATGGAACAATCACCTGCCTAGTTCTGTATCCTCTGATTGTGCTGGTTGCTAATATGCAGTCCCATATTGGATGGCAGAACATGCCAAGCCTGTGGGCCTCTGCTCAGGATGTGTGGAACACTCGGGGTCGAAAGCTGCTCCTGATCTACCGTGGAGGCTCCCTGGTCATCCTAAGGTCCAGTGTGACATGGGGCCTCACTACGGCAATCCATGACTTCCTGCAGAGGAAGTCTCGCTCCAGGAAAGAGCTGAAGACTGACTAG
- the SLC25A53 gene encoding solute carrier family 25 member 53 isoform X2, with amino-acid sequence MGEQNDSPGKELQHRTRAEAPGKKSWHSQAYALGAVSNFMSTFLTFPIYKVVFRQQIHAMAVSEAVRQLWHEGPQYFYRGIYPPLLSKTLQGTLLFGTYDSLLCFLSPVGPHTLGHRWAAGLMSGMVEAVALSPFERVQNVLQDGRKQARFPSTFSILKEFNSYGLWGRLSLGYYRGFWPVLARNSLGSALYFSFKDPIQDGLAEQGLPHWVPALVSGSVNGTITCLVLYPLIVLVANMQSHIGWQNMPSLWASAQDVWNTRGRKLLLIYRGGSLVILRSSVTWGLTTAIHDFLQRKSRSRKELKTD; translated from the coding sequence ATGGGGGAGCAGAACGACTCTCCTGGGAAGGAGCTTCAGCACAGGACACGAGCAGAGGCTCCAGGAAAGAAAAGCTGGCATTCCCAGGCCTACGCCCTTGGGGCCGTTTCCAACTTTATGTCTACTTTTCTGACCTTTCCTATCTATAAGGTTGTGTTCCGGCAACAGATCCATGCCATGGCAGTGTCAGAGGCTGTGAGACAGCTTTGGCACGAAGGTCCTCAATACTTCTACCGGGGAATCTaccctcctcttctctccaagACGTTGCAAGGGACTCTTCTGTTTGGGACTTATGATAGCCTGCTgtgctttctctctcctgttgGGCCACACACCCTGGGACACCGCTGGGCTGCAGGGCTCATGTCTGGCATGGTGGAGGCTGTGGCACTCAGCCCCTTTGAAAGGGTGCAAAATGTGCTCCAGGATGGTCGCAAGCAAGCTCGCTTCCCCAGCACCTTCAGCATTCTCAAGGAATTCAACTCTTACGGGCTTTGGGGGCGGCTGTCACTGGGTTACTATCGTGGTTTCTGGCCTGTCCTGGCCAGGAACAGCCTGGGGAGTgctctatatttttctttcaaggaCCCCATCCAGGATGGCCTGGCAGAGCAAGGCCTGCCCCATTGGGTTCCTGCCTTGGTGTCTGGTAGTGTCAATGGAACAATCACCTGCCTAGTTCTGTATCCTCTGATTGTGCTGGTTGCTAATATGCAGTCCCATATTGGATGGCAGAACATGCCAAGCCTGTGGGCCTCTGCTCAGGATGTGTGGAACACTCGGGGTCGAAAGCTGCTCCTGATCTACCGTGGAGGCTCCCTGGTCATCCTAAGGTCCAGTGTGACATGGGGCCTCACTACGGCAATCCATGACTTCCTGCAGAGGAAGTCTCGCTCCAGGAAAGAGCTGAAGACTGACTAG